A window from Culex pipiens pallens isolate TS chromosome 3, TS_CPP_V2, whole genome shotgun sequence encodes these proteins:
- the LOC128093656 gene encoding uncharacterized protein LOC128093656 has product MVYSAGHSGRLDGKEPVCDRGSGWQQTYSNLILPETCRRTHGSSHVFSDSYSKSVVSYSDKHQSVGDPRLASHPGFDQLVEEQKSNTTKMLPRLPQKNTNIQAGSCGQGKSRRKPSWRRISKTQVKLGEQVNIFVNF; this is encoded by the exons ATGGTTTACTCGGCGGGCCATTCCGGAAGACTGGACGGGAAGGAACCAGTTTGCGATCGAGGAAGCGGTTG gCAACAAACATATTCCAATCTGATCCTGCCGGAAACGTGTCGTAGAACCCACGGAAGCAGCCACGTTTTCTCGGACTCGTACTCCAAGTCCGTTGTCTCGTACTCCGATAAACATCAATCCGTCGGAGATCCAAGATTGGCATCGCATCCGGGTTTTGATCAGCTCGTCGAGGAGCAAAAGTCCAACACGACAAAGATGCTGCCACGGCTGCCTCAGAAGAACACCAACATCCAAGCCGGAAGCTGCGGTCAAGGCAAATCCCGAAGGAAGCCAAGTTGGAGAAGAATCAGCAAAACGCAAGTGAAATTAGGTGAACAagtgaatatttttgtaaatttttga